From a region of the Chrysemys picta bellii isolate R12L10 chromosome 7, ASM1138683v2, whole genome shotgun sequence genome:
- the LOC135972635 gene encoding uncharacterized protein LOC135972635, whose protein sequence is MQSSPAVMAVQSGNRKRAPAWTDREVLDLIAVWGDESVLSELRSKRRNAKIYEKISKDMAERGYSRDATQCRVKIKELRQGYQKTKEANGRSGSHPQTSRFYEALHSILGAAATTTPPVTVDSEDGILSTAGSSDMLGDGEDEEGDEEGEAVGSSHNADFPDSQDLFITLTEIPYEASPAITPDTESGEGSATPSATVSQPSLESHSQRLARIRRRKKRTREDMFSELMASSQAQAAQQTQWRENLTRMHQANMDREERWRQEDQQATQTLLGLLREQTDTLRRLVDVLQERRQEDRAPLQSISNRPPPPPSPIPTSPKVQRRRGGRVPANSHSTPAESSSSRRLSFPKI, encoded by the exons atgcagagctctccagcagtgatggccgtgcagtctgggaatagaaagagagccccagcatggactgatcgtgaagtcttggatctcatcgctgtgtggggcgatgagtccgtgctttccgagctgcgatccaaaagaaggaatgcaaagatctacgagaagatctctaaagacatggcagagagaggatacagccgggatgcaacgcagtgccgcgtgaaaatcaaggagctgagacaaggctaccagaagaccaaagaggcaaacggacgctccggatcccatccccagacatcccgtttctacgaggcactgcattccatcctcggtgctgccgccaccactaccccaccagtgaccgtggactctgaggatgggatactgtccacggccggttcctcagacatgttaggggacggggaagatgaggaaggagatgaggagggcgaggcagttggcagctctcacaacgctgatttccccgacagccaggatctcttcatcacccttacagagatcccctacgaagcgtccccagccattaccccggacacagaatctggtgaaggatcagcca ccccgtctgcgactgtctcacaacctagcctggaatcacactcccagaggctagcgcggattaggcgtaggaagaagaggacacgggaggacatgttctctgagcttatggcctcttcccaagcccaggcagcacagcagacccagtggcgggagaacttgacccgaatgcaccaagccaacatggatcgggaggagaggtggcggcaggaagaccagcaggcgactcaaacgctgcttggactactgagggagcaaacggacacgctccggcgccttgtggatgttctgcaggaacggaggcaggaggacagagccccgctgcagtccatctctaaccgccctcccccgccaccaagtcccatacccacctcacccaaagtgcaaagaaggagaggcggcagagtccctgctaactctcactccacccctgcagagagctctagtagcagaaggctctcatttcccaaaatttga